A portion of the Cygnus olor isolate bCygOlo1 chromosome 15, bCygOlo1.pri.v2, whole genome shotgun sequence genome contains these proteins:
- the GNG13 gene encoding guanine nucleotide-binding protein G(I)/G(S)/G(O) subunit gamma-13 translates to MDEWDLPQWKKEVESLKYQLAYKREMSSKTIPEFVKWIEDGIPEDPFLNPELMKNNPWVEKGKCSIL, encoded by the exons ATGGACGAGTGGGACCTGCCGCAGTGGAAGAAGGAGGTGGAGAGCCTCAAGTACCAGCTGGCCTACAAGCGGGAGATGTCCTCCAAGACGATACCCGA GTTTGTGAAGTGGATCGAGGACGGCATCCCAGAAGATCCCTTCCTGAACCCGGAGCTGATGAAGAACAACCCCTGGGTGGAGAAGGGGAAGTGCAGCATCCTCTGA